A region from the Mycoplasmopsis phocirhinis genome encodes:
- a CDS encoding ABC transporter ATP-binding protein has product MNINKSKRKFGSTFGIIKLVSKYSGRSPWLFVFGIFTTIINSLAYVGGIMLGGILASKAFTPQALLPGAAFDDTFFISMIIAMSVVFLIFGIFRFLEFKIYLILGFSTAMNMRRIAMQKLLKMPVSYFDKHKSGDLISTLINDVNNISLALSQILTQAFSNVAHLIITITSMIIYSANITIIVILITLLLFSVGFVMIKKARPNVERVWDGFGKLNAFVEEGVKNMKITKTFGRREESTKSFNVIAKDIYQNAFRADLWTQMFIPWFIMSTNIIILVAAAIIVVFKNNNTPLWSLLQTLGLNSNGPDLGFFLAYIGYIHNVTGALQSIIGTIFGSQNGVVSTARINEIAQLIEPNISNEVNELNDVKGHIKFENVWFRYNNNKQEWHLKNASFEALPGQSIALVGPTGAGKTTVINLLSKFHDYQKGSITIDGVELKTIKKQSLNQCMAVVLQDSFMFKDTVYNNILIGNKNASEHTIYDSTKLVSAHQTILRLQNGYNTMLEDNDLVLSKGEKQLLAISRAVLGDKKILILDEATSNIDTNTEKIIQDALANSIMKNKTSIVIAHRLSTIKNADLILFVEDGEIIERGTHQQLIAQDGKYAALYKSQFA; this is encoded by the coding sequence ATGAATATAAATAAATCTAAACGTAAATTTGGTTCTACTTTCGGTATCATTAAATTAGTTTCCAAATATTCAGGTCGCTCGCCTTGATTATTTGTGTTTGGAATTTTTACCACAATAATTAATTCACTCGCCTATGTTGGCGGAATAATGTTAGGCGGTATTTTAGCTTCTAAAGCATTTACGCCGCAGGCTTTATTGCCTGGTGCTGCATTTGATGATACCTTTTTTATTTCAATGATAATAGCAATGAGTGTGGTATTTTTAATTTTTGGAATATTTCGTTTTTTGGAGTTTAAAATTTATCTAATATTAGGGTTTTCAACAGCAATGAATATGCGTAGAATCGCAATGCAAAAACTATTGAAAATGCCTGTTTCATATTTTGACAAACATAAATCAGGTGATTTAATTTCTACTTTAATTAATGATGTAAATAATATTTCATTGGCATTAAGCCAAATCTTAACCCAAGCTTTTTCAAATGTGGCTCATTTAATAATTACAATCACATCAATGATAATTTATAGTGCTAACATCACAATTATCGTGATCTTAATAACATTACTTTTATTTTCAGTTGGTTTTGTAATGATTAAAAAAGCAAGGCCAAATGTTGAGCGTGTTTGGGATGGTTTTGGTAAATTAAACGCATTTGTTGAAGAAGGCGTCAAAAATATGAAAATCACCAAAACTTTTGGTCGCCGTGAAGAATCAACCAAAAGCTTTAACGTCATAGCTAAGGATATTTATCAAAACGCTTTTAGAGCGGACTTATGAACCCAAATGTTTATTCCTTGATTTATAATGTCAACTAATATAATAATTTTAGTTGCTGCAGCAATTATTGTTGTGTTTAAAAACAATAATACGCCTTTGTGGAGTTTATTGCAAACTCTAGGTTTAAACAGCAATGGGCCGGATTTAGGTTTTTTTCTGGCCTACATTGGTTATATTCATAATGTTACAGGAGCATTACAATCAATAATAGGAACAATTTTTGGTTCTCAAAACGGTGTAGTATCGACTGCTCGTATTAATGAAATAGCACAATTAATTGAGCCAAACATTTCAAACGAAGTTAATGAACTAAACGATGTAAAAGGTCATATCAAATTTGAAAATGTATGATTCAGATACAACAATAATAAACAAGAGTGACATTTAAAAAATGCTTCTTTTGAAGCATTACCTGGTCAAAGTATTGCTCTAGTAGGACCTACAGGTGCTGGTAAAACTACTGTTATTAATTTATTAAGTAAATTTCATGATTACCAAAAAGGTTCGATAACTATTGATGGTGTAGAGTTAAAAACTATTAAAAAACAAAGTCTTAATCAGTGTATGGCTGTTGTTTTGCAAGATTCATTTATGTTTAAAGACACTGTTTATAATAACATTTTAATCGGCAATAAAAACGCCAGTGAACATACAATTTATGATTCAACAAAATTAGTTTCAGCTCATCAAACTATTTTAAGATTACAAAATGGTTATAACACTATGCTCGAAGACAATGATTTAGTTTTATCAAAAGGTGAAAAACAATTATTAGCCATTTCTCGAGCTGTTTTAGGCGATAAAAAAATTCTAATTTTAGATGAAGCTACTTCAAATATTGATACAAATACTGAAAAAATAATTCAAGATGCTCTAGCAAATTCAATTATGAAAAATAAAACGAGTATTGTGATTGCTCATCGTTTAAGCACCATCAAAAATGCCGATTTAATTTTATTTGTTGAGGATGGTGAAATTATTGAACGTGGCACTCATCAACAATTAA
- a CDS encoding ABC transporter ATP-binding protein: MLNLMKLLPRRIKWFFVLGAILVFLGVLISLTIPNFISQFIKLLFSNNPIVDRVEVLRNWYIFQNTDKIEVQNKLIIIIAIQTILLSIFTFTSTYVFVYAAEQSSLFYRKELFKKLNSLSLKNISDLKPESIMTRISNDVAIFWDFLVGGLRMMVKGFIMIVGGVGIAFSVNWKMALIILPVIPLMVLIMFIIAKFTSPLIKKTQHQVENVTKEIDENIKGIRTVKTYNLEQERLNKFKNSNNIWFKLNTKVATIISSLHPIFFTLNNFIVIGIYMFVRNQYINNVATDNTVVQMNIFIEYLWIIAFGILLITMFLRFAFRAKISAVRIREVLIAKEDKLIIENGIRIDKNKEQNLDISIKNLNFKYYKNNPNYSLSNINLDIPYKSSLGIIGLFASGKSTLVTLLLNNYLYDEGSIKIGQHEVNQINTNDLLNTVGIVYQDSMLFSGTIRSNMLWAKPNASDEEINNALKNACAYDFVYKFNDNLDHEITQGATNLSGGQKQRISIARSLLRKPKILILDDSTSALDNITTRKVIENITKNYECSTILISQKIGALKNCDNIIVMESGKIIAQGKHEELINHSPFYAQIHKSQLEI; the protein is encoded by the coding sequence ATGTTAAATTTAATGAAATTGCTTCCAAGACGAATTAAGTGATTTTTTGTTCTTGGCGCAATATTAGTTTTTTTAGGTGTTTTAATTAGTCTAACAATTCCTAATTTTATATCACAATTCATTAAATTATTGTTTTCTAATAATCCAATAGTTGATCGTGTTGAAGTATTGCGAAATTGATATATTTTTCAAAATACTGATAAAATAGAAGTTCAAAATAAATTGATAATAATTATTGCAATTCAAACAATTTTATTGTCTATATTTACTTTTACTTCAACATATGTTTTTGTTTATGCTGCTGAACAATCTTCGCTATTTTATCGAAAAGAATTATTTAAAAAATTAAACTCGTTAAGTTTAAAAAATATTTCCGATTTAAAACCCGAATCAATAATGACTAGAATTTCTAATGATGTGGCAATTTTTTGAGACTTTTTAGTTGGTGGCTTGCGAATGATGGTCAAGGGTTTTATTATGATAGTAGGTGGAGTAGGAATTGCTTTTTCAGTTAATTGAAAAATGGCATTAATTATTTTACCTGTAATTCCGCTAATGGTTTTAATTATGTTTATCATTGCTAAATTTACCTCACCATTAATCAAAAAAACACAACATCAAGTTGAAAATGTGACAAAAGAAATTGACGAAAACATTAAAGGAATTAGAACGGTTAAAACATATAATCTTGAACAAGAAAGATTGAATAAATTCAAAAATTCCAATAATATATGATTTAAATTAAACACCAAAGTTGCAACTATAATATCTTCTCTACACCCAATATTTTTCACTCTAAATAATTTTATTGTGATTGGAATATATATGTTTGTTAGAAATCAATATATTAACAACGTAGCTACTGATAATACTGTTGTACAAATGAATATTTTTATTGAATATTTATGAATTATTGCCTTTGGTATATTGCTAATTACTATGTTTTTACGTTTTGCGTTTAGAGCAAAAATTTCAGCTGTAAGAATCAGGGAAGTTTTAATCGCAAAAGAAGATAAATTAATCATTGAAAACGGAATAAGAATAGATAAAAATAAAGAACAAAATCTTGATATTAGTATTAAAAATTTAAATTTTAAATACTATAAAAATAACCCAAATTATTCATTAAGTAATATTAATTTAGACATTCCTTATAAATCTAGTTTAGGAATTATCGGTTTATTTGCTTCTGGTAAATCAACCTTAGTAACTTTATTGTTAAACAACTACTTATATGATGAAGGTTCAATCAAAATTGGTCAACACGAAGTTAATCAAATTAACACCAATGACTTATTAAATACAGTAGGTATTGTATATCAAGACTCGATGTTATTTTCGGGAACAATTCGTTCTAATATGTTGTGAGCTAAACCAAACGCTAGCGATGAAGAAATAAATAATGCTCTTAAAAATGCTTGCGCGTATGATTTTGTTTATAAATTTAATGATAATTTAGATCACGAAATTACACAAGGAGCAACTAATCTTTCAGGCGGACAAAAACAAAGAATTTCAATTGCGAGATCGTTATTACGCAAACCTAAAATATTAATTTTAGACGATTCAACAAGTGCTTTAGATAATATTACAACAAGAAAAGTCATTGAAAATATCACAAAAAATTATGAGTGTAGCACTATTTTAATTTCGCAAAAAATTGGAGCTTTAAAAAATTGTGACAATATTATTGTAATGGAATCGGGAAAAATTATCGCACAAGGTAAGCACGAAGAATTAATTAATCATTCACCTTTTTATGCTCAAATTCATAAAAGTCAACTCGAAATATAA
- the pepF gene encoding oligoendopeptidase F, translating to MKQYKKLRDVDKKYQFDLECLLNEQTIEDLFKEYENKMQYFIDAKQTKYNDIEAYLQYLNKSGQIGVLTNRISNYLSNNLNRELTNSRYAELNNQWNLLTQKINEQIGSESVRFYQNIDKIKAWINDPRLLTYKKNLTEAINDFQYKLDDNVEEYILKQANASPSFEDVFDLITDTELDYGYPLDSQGKKHKLSPALRIKLMKSNDSTLRKNTYINYHKASLKHKNSLANLLFQQFNTIATEAKTRGYKNSVHMLTFNDKIDDELLQSLFTKVSSLKTVIAKRNKYFKKFYEAKFKQKFRPKYDSMRDLVNVKSSYTIEQMKDIVFQALKPFGKEYIQTIQKAYDENWIDYMTIDNKISGAYSIGSTYGLEKKYILMNFDGDLSSVETLAHELGHSMHSYFSDKNNEIHNASYPIFLAEIASIFNELMLYDYLLRQSKNAKFKFKIIESMIDGFIGTVFRQTLWANYEYDLYKHIEEGKLGPSYDSIAKLYYENNLKYSVKKHKFNKNEQITAVTVPHFYYGFYVYKYAIGQLVANYFYKKYKTEGETFLSTYIEEFLSAGDRNYPLKTLANVGVNLKDDNFYQIGFSYFEELVDEYIKLGKKIFKVK from the coding sequence ATGAAACAATACAAAAAATTAAGAGATGTAGATAAAAAATATCAATTCGATTTAGAATGTTTATTGAACGAACAAACAATTGAAGATTTATTCAAAGAATACGAAAATAAAATGCAATATTTTATAGACGCTAAACAAACAAAGTATAACGATATTGAAGCATATTTGCAGTATTTAAATAAATCAGGTCAAATAGGTGTTTTAACTAATCGAATTTCAAATTATCTTTCTAATAATCTAAATCGTGAATTAACCAATTCTAGATATGCTGAATTGAATAATCAATGAAATTTATTGACTCAAAAAATTAATGAACAAATCGGTTCAGAATCTGTACGTTTTTACCAAAATATTGACAAAATTAAAGCATGAATTAATGACCCACGATTGCTAACTTACAAAAAAAATTTAACTGAAGCAATCAATGATTTTCAATATAAATTAGATGATAATGTTGAAGAATATATTCTAAAGCAAGCAAACGCTTCTCCTTCATTTGAAGATGTATTTGATTTAATAACAGACACAGAACTAGATTATGGTTATCCGTTAGATTCGCAAGGAAAAAAACATAAATTATCACCGGCTTTGCGTATAAAATTAATGAAATCTAACGATTCCACTTTAAGAAAAAACACTTACATAAATTATCATAAGGCAAGCTTAAAGCATAAAAATTCATTAGCAAATCTTTTATTTCAACAATTTAATACAATCGCAACAGAAGCAAAAACTAGAGGTTATAAAAATTCAGTGCATATGCTGACGTTTAATGACAAAATTGATGATGAATTATTGCAATCATTATTCACAAAAGTAAGTAGTCTAAAAACAGTAATTGCAAAAAGAAATAAATATTTTAAAAAATTTTATGAAGCTAAATTTAAACAAAAATTCCGACCAAAATACGATTCAATGCGTGACTTGGTCAATGTTAAATCAAGCTATACCATTGAACAAATGAAAGACATAGTATTTCAAGCCTTAAAACCATTTGGAAAAGAATATATTCAAACTATTCAAAAAGCGTATGATGAAAATTGAATAGATTATATGACAATTGACAACAAAATTTCAGGTGCGTATTCAATTGGTTCTACATATGGATTAGAAAAAAAATATATTTTGATGAATTTTGATGGAGATTTGAGTTCGGTTGAAACTTTAGCTCATGAATTAGGTCATTCAATGCACTCATATTTTAGTGATAAAAATAATGAAATTCATAATGCGTCTTATCCAATATTTTTAGCTGAAATAGCTTCTATTTTCAATGAGTTAATGCTATATGATTATTTATTAAGACAATCTAAAAATGCTAAATTTAAATTTAAAATCATTGAGTCAATGATAGATGGTTTTATTGGAACAGTTTTTAGACAAACATTATGAGCAAATTACGAATATGATTTATATAAACATATTGAGGAAGGTAAACTTGGACCAAGTTATGATTCAATAGCCAAACTGTATTATGAGAATAATTTAAAATATAGTGTTAAAAAGCATAAATTCAATAAAAATGAACAAATAACTGCAGTTACTGTGCCTCATTTTTACTATGGTTTTTATGTGTATAAATATGCTATAGGACAATTAGTAGCCAATTATTTTTACAAAAAATATAAAACTGAAGGCGAGACATTTTTAAGTACTTATATTGAAGAATTTTTATCAGCTGGTGATAGAAATTATCCACTTAAAACTTTAGCTAACGTAGGTGTAAATTTAAAAGATGATAATTTTTATCAAATTGGCTTTAGTTATTTTGAAGAATTAGTTGATGAGTATATAAAACTTGGTAAAAAAATATTTAAAGTAAAATAA
- a CDS encoding ABC transporter ATP-binding protein: MEKNQNIRNVIELKEVVKEFDDKVVLEKINLDIKKGEFVTLLGPSGSGKTTILRLIAGFEWATRGEIKFNGRDIKDLPAHKRDLSTIFQDYALFPHLNVEGNIKYGLTLKRVPKESINPKHLELLETKKREWEKKAAHEMAKLDKLQEQYESEMDKFKPNSLQFKKRQKWLDDSDFNYSYWENYVEMKIESFEKQYLTRKISKDEMKADIAKIVELVGLKGSENKAISELSGGMKQRVALARSLVIEPSILLLDEPLSALDAKIREKMQKLLRSIQQKLGITFIFVTHDQDEALELSDRIAIMRDGVIEQYDTPKQIYDYPVNKWVANFVGSSNIYNGVFKKDGTVEFMGHNFATIHNENEFQLNQEVDVLIRPEDVDIASLEEATTPNQILGRIIELTYRGSYFYLKVKFMNGYHIYVETAKKFNLNETVSISWTIDSIHLMAKDKKWDYESDEFKI, encoded by the coding sequence ATGGAAAAAAATCAAAATATACGAAATGTTATCGAATTAAAAGAAGTTGTTAAAGAATTTGATGACAAAGTAGTTTTAGAAAAAATTAATTTAGACATTAAAAAGGGTGAATTTGTTACCCTTCTTGGTCCATCAGGTTCGGGCAAAACGACAATTTTGCGTCTTATAGCTGGATTTGAATGAGCTACTCGTGGTGAAATAAAATTTAACGGTAGAGACATAAAAGATTTACCTGCCCACAAGAGAGACCTTTCAACAATTTTTCAAGACTATGCATTGTTTCCACATTTAAATGTCGAAGGAAATATTAAGTATGGTCTAACTTTAAAACGTGTGCCAAAAGAATCAATTAATCCAAAACATTTAGAATTACTTGAAACTAAAAAACGTGAATGAGAAAAAAAAGCAGCTCATGAAATGGCCAAATTAGATAAATTGCAAGAGCAATATGAATCTGAAATGGATAAATTTAAACCCAACTCATTACAATTTAAGAAAAGACAAAAATGATTAGACGATTCTGATTTTAACTATTCATACTGAGAAAATTATGTTGAAATGAAAATTGAATCATTTGAAAAACAATATTTAACAAGAAAAATTTCAAAAGATGAGATGAAGGCTGACATTGCTAAAATTGTTGAACTGGTTGGGCTAAAAGGTTCTGAAAATAAAGCAATTAGCGAATTATCTGGCGGGATGAAACAACGTGTTGCCTTAGCTCGTTCTTTGGTTATTGAACCTAGCATCCTTTTGCTAGATGAACCATTAAGTGCTTTAGACGCTAAAATTCGCGAAAAAATGCAAAAATTATTGAGAAGTATTCAACAAAAACTAGGAATTACGTTTATTTTTGTAACTCACGATCAAGACGAAGCATTAGAATTATCAGATAGGATAGCGATTATGAGAGACGGTGTTATTGAGCAATATGATACACCAAAACAAATTTATGATTACCCAGTTAATAAATGGGTTGCTAATTTTGTGGGAAGTTCAAATATTTATAATGGTGTTTTTAAAAAAGATGGAACTGTAGAATTTATGGGTCATAATTTCGCTACTATTCATAACGAAAATGAATTTCAATTAAACCAAGAAGTTGATGTTTTAATTCGTCCAGAAGATGTCGATATTGCTTCTTTAGAAGAAGCGACAACTCCAAATCAAATTTTAGGTCGAATTATTGAATTAACTTATCGTGGTAGTTATTTCTATTTAAAAGTAAAATTTATGAACGGCTATCATATTTATGTGGAAACAGCTAAAAAATTTAATTTAAACGAAACTGTATCTATCAGTTGAACTATAGACTCAATTCATTTAATGGCAAAAGATAAAAAATGAGATTACGAATCAGATGAATTCAAAATTTAA
- a CDS encoding ABC transporter permease, whose translation MNSKFKAKLAWNNRLLLLLPYILIALFLVVLPIILIIIQAFTPRHNFDSAQLIKEFGTWKIIGRSLKIGVISAILCLLIGFPYAYFTATAKSKILPIYAMSLILSPMIIFTIAKIYAIRGFFLSVFNEDSLEAEWFMVLALTYLNLPYMIMPLYSVFKDMPKNIIEASTDLGFSRIQTLFKVVIPYSTKAILSGVSLIFLASATTFVISDKLLANPAQLQTVGSIINQYSNPSNVFELSSGSVLVIVVSALFIGCYAAINFVPRLIVKLVNRKKRGNNE comes from the coding sequence ATGAATTCAAAATTTAAAGCTAAATTAGCTTGAAATAATAGATTATTATTACTTTTGCCTTATATTTTAATAGCTTTATTTTTAGTTGTTTTACCCATTATTTTAATAATCATCCAAGCATTCACGCCACGTCATAATTTTGATAGTGCTCAATTAATTAAAGAGTTTGGTACTTGAAAAATTATTGGTCGGAGCTTAAAAATTGGAGTTATTTCAGCAATTCTTTGTCTTTTAATCGGTTTTCCATATGCTTATTTCACAGCAACAGCTAAAAGCAAAATTTTACCTATTTATGCAATGAGTTTAATTCTTTCACCGATGATTATTTTTACCATTGCTAAAATTTACGCGATTAGAGGGTTTTTCTTGAGCGTTTTTAATGAAGATAGTTTAGAAGCTGAATGGTTTATGGTTTTAGCCCTAACTTATTTAAATTTACCTTATATGATAATGCCTTTATATTCTGTTTTTAAAGATATGCCAAAAAACATTATTGAAGCAAGCACTGATTTAGGTTTTAGCCGGATTCAAACTTTATTTAAAGTAGTTATCCCCTATAGTACAAAAGCGATTTTAAGTGGAGTAAGTTTAATTTTTCTAGCCTCTGCTACTACATTTGTAATTAGTGATAAATTATTGGCTAATCCTGCTCAATTACAAACTGTTGGTTCAATAATTAATCAATATTCAAATCCTTCAAACGTATTTGAATTATCTTCGGGTTCAGTGTTAGTTATTGTAGTAAGTGCTTTATTTATTGGTTGCTATGCCGCAATAAATTTTGTACCACGATTAATAGTTAAGTTAGTAAATCGTAAAAAAAGAGGTAACAATGAGTAA
- a CDS encoding ABC transporter permease, translating into MSKITEFFKKTYIYFILALTYIPLVFATIFSFNKPSDKEFLTTTWNAFTLNSWKTFFDDGRDIALINSIIIALFTAILVVTISLVTVFALWRQKNKKYESVIKSVNNIPLINPDNITAIGLVLVFSFFFGTLAVTREGLLRGIVGHTVMALPYGISLMYPRSEKFERSLFEASQDLGYSKFKTWFKTYFIYMIPSIIFAALVAIFLSFDDFIILKTTTNTSTLGTKLYEGDFRGWGLVVGAAILLMTLVGNAIYITYKVKKVRVKKLKVKEQNENEN; encoded by the coding sequence ATGAGTAAAATTACTGAATTTTTTAAAAAAACATATATTTACTTTATTTTAGCACTAACCTACATTCCATTAGTTTTTGCTACTATATTTAGTTTTAATAAACCAAGTGATAAAGAGTTTTTAACTACAACTTGAAATGCTTTTACACTAAATTCTTGAAAAACTTTTTTTGATGATGGAAGAGATATTGCTTTAATTAATTCAATAATTATTGCGTTATTTACCGCGATTTTGGTTGTTACTATTTCTTTAGTTACCGTATTTGCTTTGTGAAGGCAAAAAAATAAAAAATACGAAAGCGTGATTAAATCAGTTAATAATATTCCTCTAATAAATCCTGATAATATCACTGCCATAGGCTTGGTGTTAGTGTTTTCGTTCTTTTTTGGAACACTAGCTGTTACAAGAGAAGGATTATTAAGAGGAATAGTAGGTCATACTGTAATGGCGTTGCCATACGGAATTAGTTTGATGTATCCACGAAGTGAAAAATTTGAGCGTTCTTTATTTGAAGCGAGTCAAGATTTAGGTTATTCAAAATTTAAAACTTGATTTAAAACATATTTTATTTATATGATTCCTTCAATAATTTTTGCTGCTTTAGTTGCTATATTTTTATCTTTTGATGACTTTATTATTTTAAAAACTACCACTAACACATCAACGCTAGGAACTAAATTATATGAAGGTGATTTTAGAGGTTGAGGTTTAGTAGTAGGTGCTGCTATATTATTGATGACATTAGTTGGCAATGCTATTTATATAACTTACAAAGTTAAAAAAGTTAGAGTAAAAAAATTAAAAGTTAAGGAGCAAAATGAAAACGAAAACTAA
- a CDS encoding type 2 periplasmic-binding domain-containing protein, which produces MKTKTKFVLKRVALGVGLTITATALTSALIYKFKKPFKPTFYNYKSYISPNSRSIISEKFDFKEFETIGEFTKALLTEKAIGGIGSDAQSVQLIKRNKLKRIDYVKLFYKNTPQWAQGKTFEQYRKLDEYKKMQREIYTKLVWDHLSYYDEVLKTDLNDQPWEDDEPKHLYDYFIPYFSQDMVIAYNPTKLDTELKNASIDTVEKRKKLYELDSKVLNQLANHGFNANKTKDQKDVMFVDVLQSLKQNNYTRWELTDSVRDNMIYGSGYQNAIQTGEASTKQEPKLYERLIDQFAALIKDGIGYNLTSSNLQLSGNGLLLLSNLIDLNSNVQAGIIYNGDAYDAYDSLDNFQNVQPGTIRFIRPKQNLLLIDGLVITNSDKVNDKFYDEMLDNVKRSFMSGLQFDENEVRTWENVNDETIESYTAYENFTEVAYTPVFKVLYDYVIENDFNVEEYETLDDDENTKILKSKEKLEQDQYEAQYSKQLLEIKDAYDIVDPLTGETLLSYKVNHTAIVPTDQKTDTNLTTYWNKKTRN; this is translated from the coding sequence ATGAAAACGAAAACTAAATTTGTTTTAAAAAGAGTTGCTCTAGGTGTAGGTTTAACAATCACAGCAACTGCACTAACGAGTGCTTTAATTTATAAATTTAAAAAACCATTTAAGCCAACTTTTTATAATTATAAATCTTACATTTCACCAAACTCAAGAAGTATTATTAGTGAAAAATTTGATTTTAAAGAATTTGAAACTATTGGCGAATTTACAAAAGCACTTTTAACTGAAAAAGCTATTGGTGGCATTGGTTCAGATGCCCAAAGTGTACAATTAATCAAGCGTAATAAACTAAAAAGAATAGATTATGTCAAGCTTTTTTATAAAAATACTCCTCAATGAGCTCAAGGAAAAACCTTTGAACAATATCGCAAGCTTGACGAATACAAAAAAATGCAAAGAGAAATTTATACTAAATTAGTTTGAGATCATCTGTCATATTATGATGAAGTATTAAAAACTGATTTAAATGATCAACCTTGAGAAGATGATGAACCAAAACATTTGTATGATTATTTTATTCCTTATTTTAGTCAAGACATGGTTATAGCTTATAATCCAACAAAATTAGACACTGAACTTAAAAACGCTTCTATTGATACAGTTGAAAAAAGAAAAAAACTTTATGAATTAGATTCAAAAGTGCTTAATCAATTGGCTAATCACGGATTTAATGCTAACAAAACAAAAGATCAAAAAGATGTTATGTTTGTTGATGTGTTGCAATCGTTAAAACAAAATAATTACACTCGTTGGGAATTAACTGATTCAGTTCGTGATAATATGATTTATGGTTCTGGATACCAAAACGCCATCCAAACAGGTGAAGCAAGTACCAAACAAGAACCTAAATTATATGAAAGATTAATTGATCAATTTGCTGCCTTAATTAAAGATGGTATAGGCTACAACTTAACAAGTTCCAATTTACAACTTTCTGGAAATGGTTTATTATTATTATCAAATTTAATAGATTTAAATTCGAATGTTCAAGCTGGTATTATTTATAATGGTGACGCCTATGATGCTTACGATTCGTTAGATAATTTTCAAAATGTGCAACCTGGCACAATTAGATTTATAAGACCAAAACAAAATTTATTGTTAATTGATGGTTTGGTAATCACAAATAGTGATAAAGTTAATGATAAATTTTACGATGAAATGCTAGACAATGTTAAGCGCTCATTTATGAGTGGTTTGCAATTTGATGAAAACGAAGTTAGAACCTGGGAAAATGTAAACGATGAAACTATTGAATCATATACAGCATACGAAAACTTTACTGAAGTTGCCTATACACCTGTTTTTAAAGTTCTATATGACTATGTTATTGAAAATGATTTTAATGTTGAAGAATACGAAACTTTAGACGATGATGAAAATACAAAAATACTAAAATCTAAAGAAAAATTAGAACAAGATCAATACGAGGCTCAATATTCAAAGCAACTTTTGGAAATTAAGGATGCTTATGATATAGTTGATCCTTTAACTGGTGAAACATTATTGAGTTATAAAGTTAATCATACTGCAATAGTACCTACTGATCAAAAAACAGATACAAATTTAACAACATATTGAAACAAAAAAACCAGAAATTAA